In a genomic window of Acetonema longum DSM 6540:
- a CDS encoding DUF4931 domain-containing protein, with translation MQNLSREQICFNSHIGSQKPESIINRNTSCPFCDRSGLSDILAEQYPIIWLKNKYPVLEDTLQTVLIETDDCNAELSNYPKDLLHNLIRFGVSKWLEMDASGEFASVLFYKNHGPYSGGTIRHPHMQIVGLKQVDYRKNLRADYFSGPEIAAAPGVELNVSTQPKIGFFEFNVSLTDQSYIDCWADYIQITVHYIMHHFHKNCSSYNLFFYQHQSRIVVKIMPRFVTSPLYIGYSIPQVSNRLDEVVREFQQIYFLGDR, from the coding sequence ATGCAAAACCTATCCAGGGAGCAAATTTGCTTCAATTCCCATATCGGCAGTCAAAAACCGGAGAGCATCATAAACAGGAATACTTCCTGCCCTTTTTGCGACCGGTCCGGTTTGTCGGATATCCTGGCGGAGCAATACCCTATCATCTGGCTGAAAAATAAATACCCTGTCTTGGAAGATACTTTACAGACCGTCCTCATCGAAACCGATGATTGCAATGCCGAATTATCCAATTATCCCAAAGACCTGCTGCACAACCTGATCCGATTTGGCGTATCCAAATGGCTCGAAATGGATGCCAGCGGTGAATTTGCCTCGGTACTGTTCTATAAAAATCATGGTCCCTATTCAGGCGGCACCATCCGCCATCCCCATATGCAAATCGTCGGCTTAAAGCAGGTGGATTACCGCAAAAATCTCCGGGCCGATTATTTTTCCGGCCCGGAGATCGCAGCAGCGCCAGGTGTTGAGTTGAATGTTTCCACTCAACCCAAAATCGGTTTCTTTGAATTTAATGTTTCCCTGACGGATCAGTCCTATATTGATTGCTGGGCCGATTATATCCAAATCACGGTGCATTATATCATGCATCATTTTCACAAGAACTGCAGCAGTTATAATTTGTTCTTTTATCAGCATCAGAGCCGGATTGTGGTAAAAATCATGCCCCGGTTTGTCACCTCTCCCCTGTACATTGGCTACTCGATCCCACAAGTATCCAACAGGCTGGATGAGGTTGTAAGGGAATTTCAGCAGATTTATTTTTTAGGAGACCGTTGA
- a CDS encoding alpha/beta hydrolase, with product MKDTGFLLINGYFLFGMSLLFALGLSVLVIALYTGYRLTHPTRQIVGETPEQHVLTYEDITFPSKPAPIRLKGWWLPAQQNRKRTPSENTVIFAHGYGACRLFLPGYALLLAKALCNSGFNVLMFDFRNSGESSAAVTSVGYYEKDDLLAAIDYVVSRKQSSRVSLMGWSMGAATSLIAAPEAAAVVAVVADSPFATLSGYLRSNLSIWSGLPNFPFTPLILWLLSVIHRIDLSSVNPMQAAKSLGSRRLLLIHAISDPAISYLNSKQIYTVVKDRLQAQLWLTDGGGHPESYVLHQEEYEKRVIEFLTQSMVKP from the coding sequence ATGAAAGACACTGGCTTTCTCCTGATCAACGGATACTTTTTGTTTGGCATGAGCCTCCTGTTTGCTTTAGGCTTATCCGTTTTAGTCATTGCCTTGTATACGGGATACCGCCTCACTCATCCAACCCGTCAAATCGTTGGTGAAACGCCTGAGCAGCATGTTTTAACCTATGAAGACATTACCTTCCCCAGCAAACCGGCCCCTATCCGCTTGAAGGGCTGGTGGCTTCCCGCGCAGCAAAACCGGAAGCGCACACCCTCGGAGAACACGGTTATTTTTGCCCATGGCTACGGCGCATGCCGGCTGTTTTTGCCGGGGTATGCCCTCCTTCTGGCCAAGGCTTTATGCAATAGCGGATTTAACGTATTGATGTTCGATTTTCGCAATTCAGGGGAATCTTCCGCCGCAGTCACCAGTGTGGGATATTACGAAAAAGATGATCTCCTGGCGGCGATTGACTATGTGGTAAGTCGGAAGCAATCAAGCCGTGTCAGTCTTATGGGCTGGTCCATGGGGGCGGCAACCTCCCTCATCGCGGCGCCTGAGGCCGCAGCCGTCGTAGCGGTGGTAGCCGACAGTCCCTTTGCCACCCTTTCCGGGTATCTGCGGTCTAATCTAAGCATTTGGTCCGGTCTGCCGAATTTCCCCTTTACGCCGCTGATTCTTTGGCTGCTGTCAGTCATTCACAGGATTGACCTATCCTCGGTAAATCCCATGCAGGCTGCCAAATCTCTGGGTTCACGCCGTCTGCTCCTCATTCACGCCATCAGCGATCCCGCCATTTCCTATTTGAACAGCAAGCAGATCTATACTGTTGTCAAAGACAGGCTGCAGGCTCAATTATGGCTTACCGACGGAGGCGGCCATCCTGAAAGTTATGTTCTGCATCAAGAGGAGTATGAAAAGAGGGTCATCGAATTTTTAACCCAGTCTATGGTCAAACCATAA